The following proteins come from a genomic window of Amaranthus tricolor cultivar Red isolate AtriRed21 chromosome 14, ASM2621246v1, whole genome shotgun sequence:
- the LOC130799474 gene encoding uncharacterized protein LOC130799474: MMESPLFLAVKNGMNKVAQEILESNFSYSVSGPSRSTPLHYAPYSSECILRLLLKTKSYLLDEIDQLHGFNVLHQWARIGKYEPLKWLSKDDFPEEVRTKVFKDLIMIPDKFNGDNPIHCVVRSNATTPFKMAATIVPPFDIAPMGVSTVDDTTTTLKLFLEVLVTSFLEEQQKAGESSSVDHYPPFRAANIFGDTPLHLALSSGKQEAALYMLSIDPTISQIDNYNKESPLFLAVKHGLNVVAEEIVKRDTFSVSGPKDYTPLHYAPNCSENILKTLLMKHPELIYAIDDINRYNALHQWAVIGKVWPLKLLSETGSRDMKRLFFRGHIYKLNRNNETPIHIAVKGIHEFKATTVTRSVPPFGIAKKGAPTPIPPFDIAKNSVKASAAPPFNNINCFPPAKPNRDNIDFVKVLIEGYQKERTEKGSMSTELLDCPPLKATDDEGNTPLHTVLSLKCEELALYFLSFDSTICMIKNKKEESPLFLAVKNGMSAVAEKILVLCDDCVGGPHGCTPLHYAPRCSENFVRMLLKKHPELLDAVDQEKKFNVLHQWVKIGKVWPFNLLKKEFPEAGNKAYRDLTEMKNKEGDTPLHIAARGVTSNRILPTEEVTTALFPAKEGTAANPTPFPAKERTAPNPAPFPKTLFPTRGATADLVVFPSRSKENFEIMQNFVDQYRKNMSCSVWKVQNNNGNTRPYLLKTKKLPC; encoded by the exons ATGATGGAGAGCCCGCTTTTCCTTGCAGTAAAGAACGGGATGAACAAGGTAGCACAGGAAATATTGGAGTCCAACTTCTCTTATAGTGTTAGTGGCCCAAGTCGTTCTACTCCACTCCATTATGCTCCATATTCTTCAG AATGTATTTTAAGATTGCTGCTGAAGACGAAATCATACCTTCTAGATGAAATAGATCAACTACACGGATTCAATGTGCTCCACCAATGGGCAAGAATAGGgaagtatgagccattaaagtGGCTTTCAAAAGATGATTTTCCGGAAGAGGTGAGGACCAAAGTCTTCAAGGATTTAATTATGATCCCTGATAAGTTCAACGGTGACAATCCAATACACTGTGTGGTAAGGAGTAATGCAACCACTCCTTTCAAAATGGCAGCAACGATTGTTCCTCCTTTTGACATTGCCCCAATGGGTGTTTCGACAGTAGATGATACGACGACAACTctaaaattgtttttagaaGTTCTTGTAACCAGTTTCCTAGAAGAACAACAAAAGGCTGGAGAATCGTCCTCAGTTGATCATTACCCTCCTTTTCGAGCAGCTAATATTTTTGGGGATACACCTTTGCATTTGGCTTTATCTTCAGGAAAGCAAGAAGCTGCATTATATATGCTATCAATTGATCCAACTATAAGTCAGATTGATAACTACAATAAGGAAAGCCCACTTTTCCTAGCAGTGAAACATGGTTTGAACGTAGTTGCAGAGGAGATAGTGAAGCGCGACACTTTCAGTGTCAGTGGCCCAAAAGATTACACTCCGCTTCATTATGCACCAAATTGTTCAG AAAACATACTTAAAACGCTGCTCATGAAGCATCCAGAACTCATATATGCAATTGATGACATCAATAGATACAATGCGTTACACCAATGGGCAGTTATAGGAAAAGTTTGGCCATTAAAATTGCTTTCAGAGACGGGCAGCCGTGACATGAAGCGTTTATTCTTCCGGGGGCACATCTATAAGCTTAACCGCAATAATGAAACTCCAATACATATAGCGGTGAAGGGTATCCATGAATTTAAGGCAACGACTGTTACAAGGAGTGTTCCTCCATTTGGTATTGCGAAAAAAGGTGCACCAACACCTATCCCTCCGTTTGATATTGCAAAAAATAGCGTAAAAGCAAGCGCTGCTCCTCCATTCAACAACATAAACTGCTTTCCACCAGCGAAACCCAATAGAGATAACATTGATTTTGTGAAAGTGCTTATAGAAGGTTACCAGAAGGAAAGAACAGAAAAAGGGAGTATGAGCACTGAGTTACTTGATTGCCCTCCTTTGAAAGCGACGGATGATGAAGGCAATACACCATTGCACACAGTTTTATCTTTGAAATGTGAAGAGCTTGCACTATATTTCCTATCATTTGATTCAACCATATGTATgattaagaacaaaaaagaGGAGAGCCCGCTCTTTCTTGCAGTAAAAAATGGGATGAGCGCAGTTGCAGAAAAGATACTAGTGCTCTGCGATGATTGTGTTGGCGGCCCACATGGTTGCACTCCACTTCACTATGCACCAAGATGTTCAG AAAATTTTGTAAGAATGCTGTTGAAGAAGCATCCAGAGCTTTTGGATGCAGTTGATCAGGAGAAGAAATTTAATGTGCTTCACCAATGGGTAAAAATCGGGAAAGTTTGGCCATTCaatttactaaaaaaagaaTTTCCTGAAGCGGGGAACAAAGCCTATAGGGATTTAACTGAAATGAAAAATAAGGAGGGTGATACCCCTTTACATATAGCGGCAAGGGGTGTAACCTCCAATCGCATATTGCCGACAGAAGAGGTAACCACTGCATTATTCCCAGCAAAGGAGGGAACTGCTGCTAATCCAACACCATTCCCAGCAAAGGAGAGAACTGCTCCTAATCCAGCGCCATTCCCAAAAACCTTATTTCCAACAAGGGGTGCAACCGCCGATCTGGTGGTATTCCCTTCACGGAgtaaagaaaattttgaaataatgCAAAATTTTGTGGATCAGTACAGGAAGAATATGTCATGCTCTGTATGGaaagtacaaaataataatggtaatacGAGGCCGTATCTTCTAAAAACGAAGAAGTTGCCTTGCTGA
- the LOC130799533 gene encoding probable copper-transporting ATPase HMA5, producing MAAAKLLSFACFRSEIIQTGSSPKPHYPSMPKYPKGFSKEKLIQGSESKALFSVTGMSCSACAGSVEKAIKRLPGIQEAIVDVLNNRAQVIFFPSFVDEEKIRETIEDVGFEAALIEEVISEGNNHMCRVHIKGMTCTTCANSVEASLLGVHGVKKAQVALATEEAEIHYDSKLVSYSKLLEAVEDSGFEAVLISTGEDRSKVQLKVDGVRTDDSWKILESSLKALPGVQTIETDPTLEKISISYEPDITGPRNFIELIESTGSGHFKATIYSEERGRDSHKQEQVKQYYRSFLWSLIFTIPVFLTSMVFMYIPGVKNIFDTKVVKMLTVGEILRWVLASPVQFIIGWRFYSGSYKALRHGSANMDVLIALGTNAAYFYSVYIVLRAATSTMFEGTDFFETSSMLISFVLLGKYLEVLAKGKTSAAIAKLMDLAPETATLLTLDIDGNVTNEKDIDSRLIQKNDVLKVIPGAKVACDGFVMWGQSYVNESMITGESRPVPKRNGDVVIGGTVNQNGVLHIKATRVGSESALSQIVRLVESAQMAKAPVQKLADRISKFFVPLVIILSISTWLAWYLAGKFNGYPKSWIPSSMDSFELALQFGISVMVIACPCALGLATPTAVMVGTGIGASQGVLIKGGQALESAHKVNCIVFDKTGTLTEGKPVVVSTRLLRQMVLREFYELVAAAEINSEHPLAKAVVEYAKKLGEEMENHIWPEATDFVAITGHGVKAIVRNQEILVGNKGLMLDQGIAISIEAEELLSEAEAMAQTGILVSIGGTLAGVIAISDPLKPSAQDVISILKSMNVKSIMVTGDNNGTANSIAKQVGIETVIAEAKPEQKAEKVKELQGEGYVVAMVGDGINDSPALVAADVGMAIGAGTDIAIEAADIVLMKSNLEDVITAIDLSRKTFTRIRLNYLWALGYNVLGIPIAAGALFPSLRFRLPPWIAGAAMAASSVSVVCWSLLLKNYKRPKKLDTLEVREIRVE from the exons ATGGCGGCAGCCAAACTTCTATCATTTGCATGTTTTCGGAGTGAGATCATTCAGACAGGTTCATCACCGAAACCTCACTACCCATCCATGCCAAAATACCCAAAAGGATTTTCGAAGGAGAAATTAATACAAGGGTCTGAATCGAAAGCTCTGTTTTCAGTGACGGGTATGAGTTGTTCTGCATGTGCTGGTTCTGTTGAGAAAGCTATTAAACGACTTCCCGGTATTCAAGAAGCTATTGTCGATGTTTTGAATAATAGGGCTCAAGTCatcttttttccttcttttgttGAT GAGGAAAAAATTCGTGAAACAATCGAGGATGTTGGCTTTGAGGCTGCATTGATTGAAGAAGTGATTAGTGAAGGTAACAACCATATGTGCCGGGTACATATAAAGGGTATGACTTGTACCACTTGTGCAAATTCTGTCGAAGCTAGTCTTCTTGGAGTTCATGGTGTCAAAAAGGCTCAAGTTGCACTAGCTACCGAAGAGGCAGAAATTCATTACGATTCGAAGCTGGTCAGTTACAGCAAACTACTGGAAGCTGTAGAAGATAGCGGGTTTGAAGCTGTACTTATCAGCACAGGAGAAGATAGAAGTAAGGTGCAACTAAAGGTTGATGGGGTAAGGACAGATGATTCATGGAAAATTCTTGAAAGCTCACTAAAAGCACTTCCTGGTGTCCAAACCATAGAAACTGATCCCACTCTCGAGAAAATATCCATTTCGTATGAACCAGATATTACAGGACCTAGAAATTTTATTGAATTGATCGAGTCAACTGGGTCCGGGCACTTTAAGGCTACGATTTATTCTGAAGAACGAGGACGAGATTCTCATAAACAAGAACAAGTCAAGCAGTATTATCGATCATTTTTGTGGAGCCTCATCTTTACAATACCAGTGTTTCTGACCTCTATGGTTTTTATGTATATTCCGGGtgtgaaaaatatatttgataCCAAAGTAGTGAAGATGCTGACTGTAGGAGAAATATTGAGGTGGGTTTTAGCAAGTCCTGTTCAATTCATCATTGGTTGGCGATTTTATTCTGGGTCATACAAGGCGTTAAGACATGGTTCTGCAAACATGGATGTTTTGATTGCCTTGGGAACAAATGCAGCATACTTCTATTCAGTTTACATTGTGCTTCGAGCTGCTACATCTACAATGTTCGAGGGAACTGATTTCTTTGAGACAAGCTCGATGCTCATCTCCTTTGTCCTTCTAGGAAAGTATCTAGAAGTTCTAGCGAAGGGAAAGACATCTGCCGCTATTGCCAAGCTCATGGACTTGGCCCCAGAAACGGCGACACTATTGACCCTTGACATTGATGGAAATGTGACAAACGAAAAAGATATTGATAGCAGATTGATTCAAAAAAATGATGTGCTTAAGGTTATTCCTGGGGCAAAAGTAGCCTGTGACGGTTTTGTAATGTGGGGGCAAAGCTATGTAAATGAAAGTATGATAACAGGGGAATCGAGGCCGGTTCCTAAGAGGAATGGCGATGTAGTGATTGGAGGGACTGTAAATCAGAATGGGGTGTTACATATTAAGGCGACAAGGGTTGGGTCAGAAAGTGCACTTTCTCAAATTGTTCGTCTTGTAGAATCGGCACAAATGGCCAAAGCACCTGTGCAGAAGCTTGCTGATCGAATCTCTAAATTTTTTGTGCCTTTG GTCATAATTCTTTCAATTTCAACTTGGCTAGCTTGGTATTTAGCTGGAAAATTCAATGGCTACCCGAAATCATGGATACCTTCATCCATGGATAGCTTTGAACTAGCATTACAATTTGGGATTTCTGTCATGGTTATAGCCTGCCCATGTGCTCTGGGTTTGGCAACACCCACTGCTGTTATGGTTGGTACTGGAATTGGTGCTTCTCAAGGTGTTCTCATTAAAGGTGGTCAAGCTCTGGAAAGTGCACACAAG GTGAATTGCATTGTGTTTGACAAGACTGGGACTCTCACCGAAGGCAAGCCAGTAGTTGTGAGCACGCGACTCTTGAGACAAATGGTTCTTCGGGAGTTTTATGAACTGGTTGCTGCAGCTGAG ATTAACAGCGAGCATCCATTGGCAAAGGCCGTAGTCGAGTATGCCAAGAAACTTGGAGAAGAGATGGAAAATCACATCTGGCCAGAAGCAACGGACTTCGTTGCTATCACTGGTCATGGTGTAAAGGCCATAGTCCGAAATCAAGAGATCCTGGTCGGAAATAAGGGCTTGATGTTGGACCAAGGTATTGCCATTTCTATTGAGGCAGAGGAATTGCTTTCTGAGGCCGAAGCTATGGCTCAAACCGGTATCCTGGTATCGATTGGCGGCACACTAGCAGGGGTTATCGCCATTTCTGATCCTTTGAAGCCCAGTGCACAAGATGTCATATCTATTCTTAAGTCTATGAATGTCAAGAGCATCATGGTGACTGGTGACAACAACGGGACTGCAAACTCCATAGCCAAACAAGTCGGAATTGAGACCGTGATTGCTGAAGCCAAGCCTGAGCAGAAAGCCGAGAAAGTCAAGGAATTACAG GGTGAAGGTTATGTAGTGGCGATGGTAGGAGATGGTATAAATGATTCACCAGCACTTGTGGCTGCCGATGTTGGAATGGCAATTGGTGCTGGGACCGACATAGCGATTGAAGCAGCAGACATTGTTCTTATGAAGAGCAATTTAGAGGACGTGATAACTGCCATTGATCTCTCGAGAAAAACATTCACCCGGATACGTTTGAATTACCTATGGGCTTTGGGTTACAATGTGCTCGGTATCCCAATCGCTGCAGGAGCGTTATTCCCTTCACTTAGATTCCGCTTACCACCATGGATTGCTGGAGCAGCTATGGCTGCTTCTTCAGTCAGTGTTGTTTGCTGGTCTCTCTTGCTGAAGAATTACAAAAGACCCAAGAAGTTGGACACTCTTGAAGTTAGGGAAATAAGGGTTGAATGA